A section of the Alphaproteobacteria bacterium genome encodes:
- a CDS encoding helix-turn-helix domain-containing protein, with protein sequence MASGDHKALREFREQLGMTQAAFGELMGAKPASVSHWETGRRPLPAHIARRLDGIRRELEASPGEGGDSGRPRTVVIGEVRMSDGQLSPFPWDAPIVTVPSPPIDTVRDMRAVILRDEGDNVEINGWIAFFELSHRLQKNGLSIIKLADGQSFCGFLRDQDDGLAVESFFGKLRATGVEVDSCYPVLWMKAPEGETENSGDEEAEADPAASPRQSNSASISS encoded by the coding sequence ATGGCCAGCGGCGATCACAAGGCGCTCCGCGAGTTCCGGGAGCAGCTCGGCATGACCCAGGCGGCTTTCGGCGAGTTGATGGGCGCCAAGCCCGCCTCCGTCTCGCACTGGGAAACGGGCCGGCGTCCCTTGCCTGCCCATATCGCCCGCCGGCTCGACGGGATCCGGCGCGAGCTCGAGGCCAGCCCCGGCGAAGGGGGCGATTCGGGCCGTCCACGAACGGTCGTGATCGGCGAGGTGCGCATGTCGGATGGACAGCTTTCGCCCTTTCCCTGGGACGCACCCATCGTCACCGTCCCCTCGCCCCCGATCGATACCGTCAGGGATATGCGCGCGGTGATCCTGCGTGACGAGGGAGACAACGTTGAGATCAACGGCTGGATCGCCTTCTTCGAGCTTTCCCACAGGCTGCAGAAAAACGGGCTGTCGATTATCAAGCTGGCGGATGGGCAGAGCTTTTGCGGCTTTCTTCGCGACCAGGATGACGGGCTGGCGGTTGAAAGCTTTTTCGGCAAGCTGCGCGCGACCGGCGTCGAGGTGGACTCCTGTTATCCGGTGCTCTGGATGAAAGCGCCCGAGGGCGAAACTGAAAACAGCGGTGACGAGGAGGCGGAAGCAGACCCGGCCGCTTCGCCCCGTCAGTCAAACAGCGCGTCGATATCGTCCTGA